The sequence AAATCCTGGGCCGGCTGGGATGGCTCAGTTGGTGCTCCCACGGTGATGATTCCCGAAACGAATTGCTGATCGCCAGTGATGGTTGTCGAAGTCGTTGTGATGATTGTTTGGGAGCTGGTCGATGTTGTCGTCGTGGAAGGCTGGAGGACTCCAAAAGAGCTGGTGGTTGTACCGGTCGTGAAATAAGTTGTCATAAAAATCCATCCGCCAATGGTGACAACCTTTTGGTTGACAAATTGAACCGATCCGACAAAGCTGTTGGTTGGTACAGTTAAAGAGCAGGTGGATGTAGTGGTAAGAATGGTTTGAGTGCTGATGATCTGACCAGTAGCTCCGATCTTAACAATAGAGAATTTCGTTCCAGGTGGGAAAGATGTAGTGGTCGAGCTCGTCGTGAAAAGTCCATTGGCAACGTTGTTCCATACTCCGCCATTTTCGGTGGTGCTAATCACGAGAACTGAGCCAGGTGGAATCGAGTGGGTCGTTTCGCTAGAGTCTCCTTGTTTGATGACAATCTGAGAGCCACTTCCTTGGCTTACTACTCCCCAGGTGCTGCCAGAAGGTACAGCGATGGAAGGAGTAACCGTCTGGGtgttttgaataatttccttttcgccCATCGTCAAGAAACCTTTGATAtcttcaacaacaacttcAGGCTGCTCAGTCGAGATTACAGTAGTTGGAGTTGTATCTGTTGATGAGCTTGGAGGGTTGGTTACTACCTCGGGAGCGGATGTTACTGGTGCGGATGTAATTACAGTGCCTGTAACTGGCGCCAACGTCGTAATGATGGAAGTAGTTGTCTCTGGGGCGATGGGAGGTGATGCAGGAACTGTTGTGAAGCTTCCAATATCAAGAACACCTGCGCTTGCGGTCAAATCTGTTGTTGTAAGGGGACTGACGTTGGTCATGATTTTAATTACAAAAGGAGCTCCTCCGATGCTTGTGATAATGTTTCGGTTGTCGGTAGTTTGCTGGAGGGTTCCAACTGTACTTCCTGTGGTGACTGTTATAGTAATACCGCTCTGGGCAATTCTAGAGAATTccgttaaaataatttgtccCTCCAAACCAATTTTGATGATTCCATATTGGCTTCCAGTTCCGAAATTGATTGTCGTCATGGTGGTAGTGAAAAAACGATCGCCAATGTTTGTCACCGTAGCATCTTGAACGTTAAAAACGACAAACAGCTGACCGGGCAGGACAGAGAACGTAGAAGTAGCTCCTCCCTCAATCACCGTCACGACGCCTTGTCCTGTACTGGGGATAATGACAAATGAGCTGCCAGTTGGGACCGACAATGAAGTAATGGAGTCAAAACGATCCTTGACACCGATTTGGACAATTGCAGAAATAGTTTCGAGTTTCTGCAAGACTGGGGCTGAATTGATGACGGTCGATTGAGACAGCGTGAACTGTTCGCTAAAATATACGACGCCAAAATTGCCCAATGTGGCGGGAACTTCAGGACCGGTGGAATCGCCCAGCAGCAAATATTGAGTGGAGAACAGAGCAGAGCCGATTCCGGTTACTACGCCGTTACTGGAAAGAGTCAAGACGCCAAAAACGCTGCCAACTGGAACCGTGATGGTAGTTTTGACGGTAGAATCAATCGGGTTCTGAAGACTCATCGTGCCATCGGCTCTAATAATCACGATGCCGAATCTGGTGCCCGATGGGAAAATAATCTGAGTGGAAGTGGTGGTGAAATAACCGTTGGCAATTCCGCTAATTTCTCCGCCACTCTTCAACGTGACGAATCCTAAAATTCCGCCCGACGGAATGGAAACAGCAGTCTGCTTGATGGACGTGCCATCTTCCTCCGTGATTTTAACTTCGCCTGAAACAAGAATGGCACTAGTTGTACCAGGGAGAATTTGAATAGTTTGGACGATTGTGGTCGACTGTTGTGGGTTCAAGAAGGTAGAATCTCCGATCTGAATAATTCCCGACAAGGACTCAACTTGGGTAGTCGTTGAGATGATTGGGTTGACATTGACAACGCCGAAATAAATGGGTTTTGCGGATCCGGCGAGAAGTTGAGTACTGAAAGTTCCTGTTCCAATATTACTGATGACTCCGGTTTGGGTAGTCTGGACAATACCGACGATACTCTGTGATGTAGTGAACAAGGTGAAAGAAGTATTAATTTGGACGAATGAAACTCGGATCAATTGCCCGTCAATTCCGACTTTCAGAATTGATACAGTGCTGCCAGCTGGGAAAGTAATCGTTGTCCTGTTGGAAGTAAACATGGATTGGACGACATTGGTGACAATACCAACTCCGTTGCTCGGAGCGAGGACGGCAAGGAAGGATCCGGGTGTAACGGGGAAATCAGTATCTAGAGTTGATCCCTCTTCAATCAAGGTGACGATTCCTTGGCCACCCTGAGGAACAATGGCGAGCAAATCTCCGCCAGGAATAGAAAGATCCTTCGTAGATGGAGAAACTTCACTTTGAGCTCCTACGGTAATGATTCCCGAGATGAATTGTTGGTCTCCCGTGATGGTTGTCGACGTAGTTGTGATTGTTGTTTGAGAGCTGGtcgatgtcgtcgtcgtcgaaggCTGGAGAACTCCAAAAGAACTGATGGTTGTACCGGTCGTGAAATAGGTCGTGGAAAATGTCCATCCTCCAATAGTGACAACTTTTTGGTTGACAAATTGAATCGATCCGACAAAGCTGTTGGTTGGTACTGTTAAAGTGCTGGTAGATGTAGTGGTAAGAATGGTTTGGGTGCTGATGATCTCACCAGTAGCCCCgatcttgacaatagaaaatgTCGTTCCAGGTGGGAAAGATGTAGTGGTCGAATTGGTTGTAAAAATACCGTTGGCAACGTTGTTCCATACTCCCCCGGTTCGAGTGGTGTTAATAATGAGAATGGAGCCAGGAGGAATAACCGAGAATGTCGTCTCACCAGTGCCGTCTTCCTTCAAAATAATTCTTGAACCCTCGCCCTGGCTGGTCACTGCCCATGTCACGCCAGGATTGACAGTAATTGTAGAAATTACCTGTTGGACATTCtggatgatttctttttcgccGATAGAGATGAAGCCTTTAATATCGTCTCCAATTGTTATGGCGGGTGCAGGAGTTGTTGTTACTGTAACCGGTGGAAGAGTTGATACCGTTGGTGGTGTAGGTGGAGTAGTCGGTTCAACCAGTGATGAGGAAGGCTTGGTTTCCGTTACTGCCTCAGTTGTCGTCGTTGTAGTAGGTGCAACAGTTGAAATTACCTCAGGTAAAATCTCCGATCCGGTGTTACTTTCGAGCGTTGAAGTTGATGGAGTGGTTGTACTTGGTGTTGGTTCCGCTGTTACAACTGGTGCAGCAATCGTGGTTGTATCAACCTCAATTACTGGTGTTGTGGTAGGTGCCGGTGTCGGCGTAAGTGGCCCCACGGGCACTGAGACGGTTGCCGGAGTAGTAGAAGGCTCCGTTACAGTAGTAGTGGCTGGTGTCGTGGTTGTTGTAATAATTTCTGGTGTTGTAGCTGGTACTGGAATGGTGACAGGAGGTACAGTTTGCTCTGGAACAGGTGCCACAGTTGGCACTGTGACGGGCTCCAGAGTGCTGGATGGTGTCGGCTGTGTAGCAGGAACTGTAACTGGTGGGGGAGTTGCGGTAGACGCTGGAGTAGTAACAGGGGGATCTGTTATGATGACAGGAGCTGAAGTTGCGGTTGATATTTCCGTCACTATTACGGGAGGTGCTGCAGTCGCAGGCACTGTGACAGGTGCCGCAGTCGATGCTGGTGTAGGTGCAGGAGTCGCCGCTGGTGTTGCTGGAACAGTTACGGGAGGCTGTGTTAGTACAGGTGCTTCAGTTGAAGTTACAGTCAGAATAGGATCAGGTGAGGAAAGTTCAGTAACGGCTGTAGTTGTTGGAGTAGTTGTTGGAGTAGTTGTTGGAGTAGTTGTTGGAGTAGTTGTTGGAGTAGTTGTTGGAGTAGTTGTTGGAGTAGTTGTTGGAGTAGTTGTTGGAGTAGTTGTTGGAGTAGTAGTTGTTGAAGGAGTTGTTGGAGTAGTAGGTGAAGGAGTAGGTGAAGGAGTAGGTGAAGGAGGTGAAGGAGGTGAAGGAGGTGAAGGAGGTGAAGGTGGTGAAGGTGGTGAAGGTGGTGAAGGTGGTGAAGGTGGTGAAGGTGGTGAAGGTGGTGAAGGTGGTGAAGGTGGTGAAGGACCCGGAGCCATTGGTTTCATGCTAACAAAGAAAGCATCCAGCTGATCCTTAGGACACGGCGGCACTGACAGCTCAGGGCCAGTACACAGAGACCGGCTCTCATCGAAAACAGCCATCGGTCCGCACATAAAGCGGAAAATGGTATGTTTCCCGTTGTTGTTAAAGTCGACGCACCTGGAATGTCATATAACAACAAACGAAATGACAGTTAAAGgggtttttattgaaaaaaaaaggaaaaaataatattacctGAAGAACTGAGTGCAGTCGGTTTCGTTACGTTGGAAACCCGCACCTTTGCATACAAACGGCTCCGTGTCCGGAAAGCCTCTCATGTCGATCATCATAGCCCGAGCTAAATTAGCATTTCAATAAAATAGCCGTGTGTGTTTATAGTTAGTTTCACGTGGCTTTGGCTaagtatataatataatacaatTCAACTTACTATGGCGGCTCAAAATTCTCTCTGCTGCATGGGCGGCCCCAAAGGAAAGGGAAAGCGCGGCCAAGAAGACGAGACATCCCATCAGCCGTGACtgtaaccaaaaaataaaaactggtattagattttttttttcttttttccgttgGCATCTCATTAACCATCTCCTCACAGGAGTGCTTATTTGGGACTCTTTTATAGCCCACATTACACGGGAACTATTTTAATAGCAAATTTATAGACAACGTCGTTAACCTCGTAAGCCTTAGGAGCCTAGGGGGAACGTCTTTCTATATTCTGATCGAATCAAATAAATTCGAATGAATCGATATCCCATCAAATTTtcctttccttatttttttaaataaaagatgaaCGCGTTCAGACGTTGAACAGAGGTTCGTGACTAAGTTGTATGTTAGCATCTTGATatggaattaaaatttttctttctagatTTTCTTGTTGGCCGAGTGACACGGTTGTGAGATTGACAAACTGTTTCGATGTCACCGGGGGGAAAGCGCCTCCCGATACGGAGAAGCGTTAAGGATGACTCCATAGCATAAATCTGTTGTTTCGTAACACAGACACAGCAatagagtgaaaaaaaaaaatctaaaataaaaaccaaactttgttttttctcccctctgtgttgtttttgttcttataaGGCGCTATTGAAAACCAAAGTGGCTTGACTACTAGGGATCGTCTCTTTGGCAACGAGTTGGCAACGATAAAAACAaagttgtctcttttttttcatggacATCTCGAGAACTTAATAGCCCAATGTAAAACGACTTATGTGATGCCTCTTGATGtcgaaatttgtttgttgccaaaacacatttttcttttcttttctttccaggagacacgatcataaaaaaaatacggtaAGTGAACTTTGATCCTTGTTACTGGGAGCGCTGACCGAACGACGCCTTGAAACCGAAAGGAATTTTCCCAAacggacaaacaaaaaaatcggcCGTCAATTATACGCAGcgtgaatcaaacaaaaattttcaaggaCGACGCCTTGGtggcattttttttagaaataaattaattccCCAACCAAGTCAGTGATCAAACGAAATAAGGAAATCATGAATCATGTGCATTGGGATGAACAATGAAGATAACAACACGCAGGCCTCTATTATAGCGATGTGAAGCAGCCCATGGGGAATGATGATGGATGTCGTGACTAGGCTCCTTCGGCCTATAGCACACACGGGCATATAAGGGAGAGAAAGTACTGTAGGCTATGTTTATACATCAACCCTCCTCCCTTCTCAAGTATGCCTCGACTCATTCTTAGTTAATTCCAACTCGTCTGCTGGTATATAAGAGTAAACCcggtattttgatttttcgaaTAAAAGTATACCCTGAAGCCTGTAGGAGACGGCGGAGGAACCCGACGTCGATAAATCTTGCCCGGACGCCCAACGGCgcatagaaaagaagaagaaagagaaaggaaggTCAGCAGCAGCCATAGAGTGTGCCGCGTGATTTCACTTTCGTCCCAATGcccgactcttcttcttcccgtcTGGCCGCTAAAGAAGGCGGGGCGAGAAAAACCTCAACTAGCTGCTTCTTGATTGTTCGCTAACTACATAGCTTTCCCAATTGCTTAAACGCCCATCTGTCGTTTTTACACACATGTGCTGTATTCACGCAGCTTTGCCGATTACAATATAAGAGAGAAATCAAA is a genomic window of Daphnia pulicaria isolate SC F1-1A chromosome 2, SC_F0-13Bv2, whole genome shotgun sequence containing:
- the LOC124326970 gene encoding mucin-2-like isoform X2, which encodes MIASPLPSRLMGCLVFLAALSLSFGAAHAAERILSRHTRAMMIDMRGFPDTEPFVCKGAGFQRNETDCTQFFRCVDFNNNGKHTIFRFMCGPMAVFDESRSLCTGPELSVPPCPKDQLDAFFVSMKPMAPGPSPPSPPSPPSPPSPPSPPSPPSPPSPPSPPSPPSPPSPPSPTPSPTPSPTTPTTPSTTTTPTTTPTTTPTTTAVTELSSPDPILTVTSTEAPVLTQPPVTVPATPAATPAPTPASTAAPVTVPATAAPPVIVTEISTATSAPVIITDPPVTTPASTATPPPVTVPATQPTPSSTLEPVTVPTVAPVPEQTVPPVTIPVPATTPEIITTTTTPATTTVTEPSTTPATVSVPVGPLTPTPAPTTTPVIEVDTTTIAAPVVTAEPTPSTTTPSTSTLESNTGSEILPEVISTVAPTTTTTTEAVTETKPSSSLVEPTTPPTPPTVSTLPPVTVTTTPAPAITIGDDIKGFISIGEKEIIQNVQQVISTITVNPGVTWAVTSQGEGSRIILKEDGTGETTFSVIPPGSILIINTTRTGGVWNNVANGIFTTNSTTTSFPPGTTFSIVKIGATGEIISTQTILTTTSTSTLTVPTNSFVGSIQFVNQKVVTIGGWTFSTTYFTTGTTISSFGVLQPSTTTTSTSSQTTITTTSTTITGDQQFISGIITVGAQSEVSPSTKDLSIPGGDLLAIVPQGGQGIVTLIEEGSTLDTDFPVTPGSFLAVLAPSNGVGIVTNVVQSMFTSNRTTITFPAGSTVSILKVGIDGQLIRVSFVQINTSFTLFTTSQSIVGIVQTTQTGVISNIGTGTFSTQLLAGSAKPIYFGVVNVNPIISTTTQVESLSGIIQIGDSTFLNPQQSTTIVQTIQILPGTTSAILVSGEVKITEEDGTSIKQTAVSIPSGGILGFVTLKSGGEISGIANGYFTTTSTQIIFPSGTRFGIVIIRADGTMSLQNPIDSTVKTTITVPVGSVFGVLTLSSNGVVTGIGSALFSTQYLLLGDSTGPEVPATLGNFGVVYFSEQFTLSQSTVINSAPVLQKLETISAIVQIGVKDRFDSITSLSVPTGSSFVIIPSTGQGVVTVIEGGATSTFSVLPGQLFVVFNVQDATVTNIGDRFFTTTMTTINFGTGSQYGIIKIGLEGQIILTEFSRIAQSGITITVTTGSTVGTLQQTTDNRNIITSIGGAPFVIKIMTNVSPLTTTDLTASAGVLDIGSFTTVPASPPIAPETTTSIITTLAPVTGTVITSAPVTSAPEVVTNPPSSSTDTTPTTVISTEQPEVVVEDIKGFLTMGEKEIIQNTQTVTPSIAVPSGSTWGVVSQGSGSQIVIKQGDSSETTHSIPPGSVLVISTTENGGVWNNVANGLFTTSSTTTSFPPGTKFSIVKIGATGQIISTQTILTTTSTCSLTVPTNSFVGSVQFVNQKVVTIGGWIFMTTYFTTGTTTSSFGVLQPSTTTTSTSSQTIITTTSTTITGDQQFVSGIITVGAPTEPSQPAQDLTVPSNNLLAIIPEGGKGVVTVVGQTSQEFSITPGTFFGVLTPSNGVGTITNLAQPMFTTATTSMTFPAGSSVAVYKVGIDGKIVRISVFEFTTTFTIITSLRSTVGIVQTTNTGLLSNIGTGSFSTQTLTGSTASVIFGVLNFNSFQTSQVESLFGILQVGDATFLNRQEAAGQTISIPASSTSAIIASGDIIVTEETETSSTQTTFSIPSGGIFSMVAPSSGGDISGIVSGYFTTSQTKITFQSGATVGIVTIRPDGTMSVQNPVVTKVKTTITVPAGSTYGLIILSAENVVTGIGSTSFTTQNLLISDSTGPDVPAVLGNFGVMFFTEQFQLSKSIVISSAQISSQLQTLSSIIQIGVKEKFGSVADLSVSSGSSFGIIPAKGQGVVTVNEGGSTSTFMVLPGQIFGLLNAQGALVTQIGDGFFTTSTTTMSFGSGTIYGVVKIGLDGSMISTEFTRTAQASFTVTVASGSTAGIIQLASSSSRVITSIGGASFAIRILTSTTTSSSGGSVGMLDLVGSVSRPAAPTVVTTLRPPVSTPQPPSAGPFTIDCSLNQLHQFPLDCSRFYQCFGEDTDRTVYIFPCAPGLVFDEATSQCLTPSEGICDDQSSINDTASSSQGVGGFFQINCSGDLYRYPLNCNNFYQCFKNEQGQETIFIFSCAAGLVFDENSRTCLLASETSSCAVNDNIFRSPNLVFQLKQKIDIVSLISISRSIVQQKSSSSTISEISFSQPHQSGRGSTKRKMGYEREADRQVGQHRINTDSRKGKESKSTAATTVTGNFRPRLFDSGVYGVRISPLSKSLFGQSKTN
- the LOC124326970 gene encoding mucin-2-like isoform X1, producing the protein MIASPLPSRLMGCLVFLAALSLSFGAAHAAERILSRHTRAMMIDMRGFPDTEPFVCKGAGFQRNETDCTQFFRCVDFNNNGKHTIFRFMCGPMAVFDESRSLCTGPELSVPPCPKDQLDAFFVSMKPMAPGPSPPSPPSPPSPPSPPSPPSPPSPPSPPSPPSPPSPPSPPSPTPSPTPSPTTPTTPSTTTTPTTTPTTTPTTTPTTTPTTTPTTTPTTTPTTTPTTTPTTTAVTELSSPDPILTVTSTEAPVLTQPPVTVPATPAATPAPTPASTAAPVTVPATAAPPVIVTEISTATSAPVIITDPPVTTPASTATPPPVTVPATQPTPSSTLEPVTVPTVAPVPEQTVPPVTIPVPATTPEIITTTTTPATTTVTEPSTTPATVSVPVGPLTPTPAPTTTPVIEVDTTTIAAPVVTAEPTPSTTTPSTSTLESNTGSEILPEVISTVAPTTTTTTEAVTETKPSSSLVEPTTPPTPPTVSTLPPVTVTTTPAPAITIGDDIKGFISIGEKEIIQNVQQVISTITVNPGVTWAVTSQGEGSRIILKEDGTGETTFSVIPPGSILIINTTRTGGVWNNVANGIFTTNSTTTSFPPGTTFSIVKIGATGEIISTQTILTTTSTSTLTVPTNSFVGSIQFVNQKVVTIGGWTFSTTYFTTGTTISSFGVLQPSTTTTSTSSQTTITTTSTTITGDQQFISGIITVGAQSEVSPSTKDLSIPGGDLLAIVPQGGQGIVTLIEEGSTLDTDFPVTPGSFLAVLAPSNGVGIVTNVVQSMFTSNRTTITFPAGSTVSILKVGIDGQLIRVSFVQINTSFTLFTTSQSIVGIVQTTQTGVISNIGTGTFSTQLLAGSAKPIYFGVVNVNPIISTTTQVESLSGIIQIGDSTFLNPQQSTTIVQTIQILPGTTSAILVSGEVKITEEDGTSIKQTAVSIPSGGILGFVTLKSGGEISGIANGYFTTTSTQIIFPSGTRFGIVIIRADGTMSLQNPIDSTVKTTITVPVGSVFGVLTLSSNGVVTGIGSALFSTQYLLLGDSTGPEVPATLGNFGVVYFSEQFTLSQSTVINSAPVLQKLETISAIVQIGVKDRFDSITSLSVPTGSSFVIIPSTGQGVVTVIEGGATSTFSVLPGQLFVVFNVQDATVTNIGDRFFTTTMTTINFGTGSQYGIIKIGLEGQIILTEFSRIAQSGITITVTTGSTVGTLQQTTDNRNIITSIGGAPFVIKIMTNVSPLTTTDLTASAGVLDIGSFTTVPASPPIAPETTTSIITTLAPVTGTVITSAPVTSAPEVVTNPPSSSTDTTPTTVISTEQPEVVVEDIKGFLTMGEKEIIQNTQTVTPSIAVPSGSTWGVVSQGSGSQIVIKQGDSSETTHSIPPGSVLVISTTENGGVWNNVANGLFTTSSTTTSFPPGTKFSIVKIGATGQIISTQTILTTTSTCSLTVPTNSFVGSVQFVNQKVVTIGGWIFMTTYFTTGTTTSSFGVLQPSTTTTSTSSQTIITTTSTTITGDQQFVSGIITVGAPTEPSQPAQDLTVPSNNLLAIIPEGGKGVVTVVGQTSQEFSITPGTFFGVLTPSNGVGTITNLAQPMFTTATTSMTFPAGSSVAVYKVGIDGKIVRISVFEFTTTFTIITSLRSTVGIVQTTNTGLLSNIGTGSFSTQTLTGSTASVIFGVLNFNSFQTSQVESLFGILQVGDATFLNRQEAAGQTISIPASSTSAIIASGDIIVTEETETSSTQTTFSIPSGGIFSMVAPSSGGDISGIVSGYFTTSQTKITFQSGATVGIVTIRPDGTMSVQNPVVTKVKTTITVPAGSTYGLIILSAENVVTGIGSTSFTTQNLLISDSTGPDVPAVLGNFGVMFFTEQFQLSKSIVISSAQISSQLQTLSSIIQIGVKEKFGSVADLSVSSGSSFGIIPAKGQGVVTVNEGGSTSTFMVLPGQIFGLLNAQGALVTQIGDGFFTTSTTTMSFGSGTIYGVVKIGLDGSMISTEFTRTAQASFTVTVASGSTAGIIQLASSSSRVITSIGGASFAIRILTSTTTSSSGGSVGMLDLVGSVSRPAAPTVVTTLRPPVSTPQPPSAGPFTIDCSLNQLHQFPLDCSRFYQCFGEDTDRTVYIFPCAPGLVFDEATSQCLTPSEGICDDQSSINDTASSSQGVGGFFQINCSGDLYRYPLNCNNFYQCFKNEQGQETIFIFSCAAGLVFDENSRTCLLASETSSCAVNDNIFRSPNLVFQLKQKIDIVSLISISRSIVQQKSSSSTISEISFSQPHQSGRGSTKRKMGYEREADRQVGQHRINTDSRKGKESKSTAATTVTGNFRPRLFDSGVYGVRISPLSKSLFGQSKTN